The region ACCTGTCGGTCCCCTTCTACCAGGCGTACGCGCCCTCCGGCCGGCGCAGCGCGCTCAACGCCGACCTGCTCTTCGGTATCGGTGAGGTGGTCGGCGCCGGCGAGCGCCATGTCACCGGTGACGAATGCCGGAGCGCGCTGGCCCACCATTCGGTGGACGAGGACTCGTACCGCTGGTACGTCGCCATGAAGGACGCCACTCCCATGCAGACCTCCGGTTTCGGTATGGGGATCGAACGCTGGCTCATGTGGGTGCTGAGCCATTCGGATATTCGCGACCTCCAGTTGGCGCCGCGACTGAATGGTGTCGCCATCGCCCCTTAGGGGGCGTCGCCCCCACGCCCCCTTCCCTTCCCGTCCATACGGGCAGGTGTCCCTGTCAAGCTGTGGGCAGTGCTGCTCCGCGCTGTCCGGCGGCATTCCCGGAAAGAAAGGTAAACCGCCTGTGTCCCTCATGACGGATGAACAGTACGAGGAATTCTTCGAGCCTTACGCGGGCAATGTGGAAGGCTTCTACGAGGCGGACTACTGGAAGCTCAGCGACGCCCTCGTGCAGGAGCTCTTCCGGCGCCACCTCCAGGTGCGGCCGGGCCAGCACATCCTCGACGCGGGCGGCGGGACCGGCCGGTGGGGGCTGTGGTGCGCGGAGGCGCTGGGCGTGGAGGTGACCGTGGCCGACAAGTCCTCCCGCATGCTGGAGACGGCGGCCTCCAACGTCGCGGCGGCCGGGGCCGGCGACAAGGTGCACCTCGTCGAGTGCGACCTGGAAGACGCTCCGCAGTTGCCCGACGCCGCGTACGACGGCGTCATCAGCACCTACGGCGTCCTCAGCTTCCTCGACAACCCCGCCGCGGCCTTCGAGACGCTGCACCGCGTCATGAAGCCCAGCGCGCACGGCCTGCTGATGAGCCACTCGCTGTCCAACGCCGTTCACTCCAAGATCAACCGGGACGGCGCCGACCCGGCCGAGCTGCGCGAGCTGATGGACACCGGGATCGTCAAGTGGGCTCCGCACGTCCCGCCGCTGCGCGTCTACTCCTCGCAGAACCTGCGTGATCTCGGCGAGAACGCCGGCCTCCAGGTGGAGCGGGTCTTCGGCGTCACCACGCTGGCCCAGCCCGGCCCCGAGGACTTCGGCTACCCCTACCAGACGATCAGCGCGGTCTCCAAGCGGCTCCAGGAGGAGGAGTATTTCCAGACCCTCCTCGACCTGGAGCTGAAGGCGTCCGAGCACCCGGAGTGGGCCGACCGGGGCGTCAACTTGATGGTGCACGTGCGCAAGGCCGGCTGATGGGGACCCGGACGCGGACAGACGGGCCGCTGAAGCCGTACGAGGCGCTGTCCGCGGTGTACGACGCCTGGACGGCGAACAACGACTACGACGCGTGGGCCGACTTCATCGACGCCCGGCTGCGCCGGCACGCCCCCGGCGCCGCGGACCTGCTGGACGTGTGCTGCGGTACGGGTCTGCTGACCGCCCGGCTGCAGAAGCGCGGCTACCGGGTCGCCGGGGTGGACAGCTCCGAGGGGATGCTGGACAAGGCCCGCGGCAATGTCGCCGACGGGACCCGGCTGGTCCGGGCGGACCTGCCGGCGGCGGCACTGCCCGGCGGGTTCGACGCCGCGGTGTGCACCTTCGACAGCGTCAACTACATGGCGGGCGAGGACGGCCTCGTGCAGCTGCTGGAGTCGGTGGCGGCGGCGCTCTCCCCCACGGGCGTCTTCCTCTTCGACGTCAACACGC is a window of Streptomyces sp. NBC_01477 DNA encoding:
- a CDS encoding class I SAM-dependent methyltransferase; this encodes MTDEQYEEFFEPYAGNVEGFYEADYWKLSDALVQELFRRHLQVRPGQHILDAGGGTGRWGLWCAEALGVEVTVADKSSRMLETAASNVAAAGAGDKVHLVECDLEDAPQLPDAAYDGVISTYGVLSFLDNPAAAFETLHRVMKPSAHGLLMSHSLSNAVHSKINRDGADPAELRELMDTGIVKWAPHVPPLRVYSSQNLRDLGENAGLQVERVFGVTTLAQPGPEDFGYPYQTISAVSKRLQEEEYFQTLLDLELKASEHPEWADRGVNLMVHVRKAG
- a CDS encoding class I SAM-dependent DNA methyltransferase codes for the protein MGTRTRTDGPLKPYEALSAVYDAWTANNDYDAWADFIDARLRRHAPGAADLLDVCCGTGLLTARLQKRGYRVAGVDSSEGMLDKARGNVADGTRLVRADLPAAALPGGFDAAVCTFDSVNYMAGEDGLVQLLESVAAALSPTGVFLFDVNTRGKLENIFGDSHYGDDCGDFAYVWRNRHHPEQQSVDFLITLFLREGGAFTRYEEHHRQRWFSHEEIRAAADRAGFRVLEVLDDYTPAPATQDSFRETWVLAKPAAGTASP